The Panicum virgatum strain AP13 chromosome 3N, P.virgatum_v5, whole genome shotgun sequence genome includes the window CAAATTTTGAATAGTGGATGTGTTTATCTGCATGCAAGCGAGCTCTATAAATTTGGGAGCCTCCCTCATCAGCTGTATGTAATGTGAGAGCCCTGCTCATCATAGTTATGGTATATGTTCCATTTTAGAAATTAGACACATTCATGTCCGAATGATTTGTGCATCTCTACGTACCATTACACACCAAGGTGAAGAAAACGAAGCTAGCTTGATGAGAGTAAGAAACAAGAAGGCGGTTCTTGTAAGGCTACACACAATCGATGCTTTATTCACCTTTTACATCCCTTATTTATTGGATCCATAGGGTAACAACACACATCCATACATACATAGGATGGCTTTATTTGGAACGCGCATGATGTTGTGAGCAAGAAAGCTATGGGCAGAGCTGCTAGCCCACATGAGGCGTCTGGGCGACGGTGCCGACGAAGATGCGGACACGGTTGGGGCGGAAATCCCTGGTCACCGGCGTGCCGACCGGCAGCACGTGGATGTCGGCGTCGGGCTTGTCTTTGAGGATCACCTTCTTGGCCTCCTCTATGCTCATCCCCACCACCTCCGGCCACGACgtcttgccgccgccgcactgatCAGCTGCTTCCGCGGAGgagctcatcttcttcttcttcggtcgCTAGCTAGCTGCGGATCGATCGATGCTTTATTTGCAGTCAAAAACATGTAGCTATATATGTGTACAAAGAAGCTGTAAAAAAATTAAGGCAAGGGATTCCACTCACGGTCTGAGCTGATGATGAGTTGATgacggtgaagaagaagaagaagaagttgatGGCTACAAGTGTTTTTTCTTGTGCTTCTTGTACTGCTGGTTCGGCGAGTGACGAGCACCGGTACGCCATTTATAGAGCTTCAGGGCAAGCTTGGATGGATCAGACTTTACCGAGGATCATCCCGTGAATAGCTTGCAAATGTGGATCTGACTGTGTACGCGCATGCACGTGGCACACAAGCGACCAAGTTGCTGTTCAAAGCCTCGAGTACCTCTAAAAGAATACTAAGGATAACACACACGAGGCACACGGTGTGGTCCATCAATGGCACCAACCAGCCAGGACACAACTTGCAGAAAAATCAACCACCAATATATATgtccattataaaaaaatattacgtCAAAATATGATTTAAAATTATATTTCCTGCCATttttataatataaaaaaaatactaactCGATGATATATGCATGATGTGCCTAATAAGCTTACAACAAGAACAGGACACTGTGTAGGTGAAACAGGGGATCTACTAAGTGGTTTCAGTACCTCTaagctttcctccctctctttctctctcaagatAAATTCGAGGTAAAAATGGGTGCAGAAGGACGATGAGCTGACACCACATTGTATTATTAATTAGACATATATACAATTAATTGTTGATTGCTGATACTAAATGTGGATAGTAAATCACTCCGCCAGCAACGAAAGGACGGTATCCTTGAGGTTGCAGCAGCTGGTGAAAATTGTCCTCTTGGTTGTACATGAACTCCATCGTCCTTGCCAAGTTGACTATCCTCTCCAATAGCTGCTTCGGATAGACATTGTTGGGATTCAGCCACTCGTTGTTAAAATCTTTCCATGAATCCTCTATTCAGTGTGCGTATCTTCTCACGTCACGTGCCACTTCAATCGAGACACTGTGCTCCTTCATG containing:
- the LOC120667143 gene encoding subtilisin-chymotrypsin inhibitor-2B-like, producing the protein MSSSAEAADQCGGGKTSWPEVVGMSIEEAKKVILKDKPDADIHVLPVGTPVTRDFRPNRVRIFVGTVAQTPHVG